Proteins found in one Biomphalaria glabrata unplaced genomic scaffold, xgBioGlab47.1 scaffold_109, whole genome shotgun sequence genomic segment:
- the LOC129924109 gene encoding beta-1,3-galactosyltransferase 5-like isoform X1: MKVFSFYKRIFNRMPVPTSIKRMKRLMIFLAGLTVVMWLASSLVISTFSLAIPIRTSENSTKESYIELSKNSVNMVKNNVRIQNRSLENKTLTEIDRLIAENKKLKEHMYTQEEVISFLSQPILNEYSIKYMFNPSTACAENMNRVLFIVPSKTNNFDNRNKVRQSERGKFVNMTENGSKLFFFLGRHPGGSQKIQRLIEDEIVTYRDIVQIDFTDTYANILQKTVSMLHWVTHFCSNTSFVVRTDDDVKVNVTDIISALEEKRRTFRHFLLGEIQEGWEPIRNRHSKYFLSMTEYPHPLLPRFAIGGLLGFPAATAALLYQCALRLKLIWLDDVFITGLCAPKVGVTLIGDPRFTFKHWDW; this comes from the exons ATGAAagtattttcattttataaacg aatcttCAATAGAATGCCGGTGCCTACGTCAATAAAACGTATGAAAAGATTGatgattttcctggctggtcTAACCGTCGTAATGTGGTTAGCATCTTCACTTGTAATAAGCACGTTCTCTCTCGCTATACCTATCAGAACCAGTGAGAACAGCACTAAGGAATCATATATTGAACTTTCCAAAAACAGCGTGAACATGGTCAAAAACAACGTCAGGATTCAAAATAGATctctagaaaataaaacattgacaGAGATCGACAGACTCATTGCagaaaacaagaaattaaaagaacacATGTATACTCAGGAGGAggtcatctcatttctatctcAACCAATCCTAAACGAGTACAGTATTAAATACATGTTCAATCCAAGCACGGCATGCGCAGAAAATATGAATCGGGTCTTGTTTATTGTCCCatcaaaaacaaacaatttcgaCAACCGAAACAAAGTCCGGCAGAGCGAGCGAGGGAAGTTTGTCAACATGACGGAGAATGGTTCgaagcttttcttttttctggGAAGACACCCAGGCGGCTCACAAAAAATTCAGCGCCTGATAGAAGACGAGATCGTTACGTATAGAGACATCGTTCAGATTGATTTTACTGACACTTATGCAAATATCCTTCAGAAGACTGTCTCCATGTTACATTGGGTCACTCATTTCTGTTCCAATACTTCTTTTGTCGTCAGGACGGATGATGACGTCAAGGTCAATGTCACTGACATCATCTCAGCGCTAGAAGAAAAACGTCGCACCTTCCGACATTTTTTGCTCGGTGAGATCCAAGAAGGATGGGAGCCAATCCGCAACAGGCACAGCAAATACTTCTTGTCAATGACGGAATATCCGCACCCCCTCTTGCCGCGGTTCGCCATAGGAGGATTGCTGGGATTTCCCGCTGCAACTGCTGCGCTGTTGTACCAGTGTGCGTTGAGGCTCAAGCTGATCTGGCTAGATGACGTGTTCATTACAGGACTTTGCGCGCCAAAAGTGGGTGTGACGTTGATAGGTGATCCTAGATTTACTTTTAAGCACTGGGATTGGTGA
- the LOC129924109 gene encoding beta-1,3-galactosyltransferase 5-like isoform X2, which produces MPVPTSIKRMKRLMIFLAGLTVVMWLASSLVISTFSLAIPIRTSENSTKESYIELSKNSVNMVKNNVRIQNRSLENKTLTEIDRLIAENKKLKEHMYTQEEVISFLSQPILNEYSIKYMFNPSTACAENMNRVLFIVPSKTNNFDNRNKVRQSERGKFVNMTENGSKLFFFLGRHPGGSQKIQRLIEDEIVTYRDIVQIDFTDTYANILQKTVSMLHWVTHFCSNTSFVVRTDDDVKVNVTDIISALEEKRRTFRHFLLGEIQEGWEPIRNRHSKYFLSMTEYPHPLLPRFAIGGLLGFPAATAALLYQCALRLKLIWLDDVFITGLCAPKVGVTLIGDPRFTFKHWDW; this is translated from the coding sequence ATGCCGGTGCCTACGTCAATAAAACGTATGAAAAGATTGatgattttcctggctggtcTAACCGTCGTAATGTGGTTAGCATCTTCACTTGTAATAAGCACGTTCTCTCTCGCTATACCTATCAGAACCAGTGAGAACAGCACTAAGGAATCATATATTGAACTTTCCAAAAACAGCGTGAACATGGTCAAAAACAACGTCAGGATTCAAAATAGATctctagaaaataaaacattgacaGAGATCGACAGACTCATTGCagaaaacaagaaattaaaagaacacATGTATACTCAGGAGGAggtcatctcatttctatctcAACCAATCCTAAACGAGTACAGTATTAAATACATGTTCAATCCAAGCACGGCATGCGCAGAAAATATGAATCGGGTCTTGTTTATTGTCCCatcaaaaacaaacaatttcgaCAACCGAAACAAAGTCCGGCAGAGCGAGCGAGGGAAGTTTGTCAACATGACGGAGAATGGTTCgaagcttttcttttttctggGAAGACACCCAGGCGGCTCACAAAAAATTCAGCGCCTGATAGAAGACGAGATCGTTACGTATAGAGACATCGTTCAGATTGATTTTACTGACACTTATGCAAATATCCTTCAGAAGACTGTCTCCATGTTACATTGGGTCACTCATTTCTGTTCCAATACTTCTTTTGTCGTCAGGACGGATGATGACGTCAAGGTCAATGTCACTGACATCATCTCAGCGCTAGAAGAAAAACGTCGCACCTTCCGACATTTTTTGCTCGGTGAGATCCAAGAAGGATGGGAGCCAATCCGCAACAGGCACAGCAAATACTTCTTGTCAATGACGGAATATCCGCACCCCCTCTTGCCGCGGTTCGCCATAGGAGGATTGCTGGGATTTCCCGCTGCAACTGCTGCGCTGTTGTACCAGTGTGCGTTGAGGCTCAAGCTGATCTGGCTAGATGACGTGTTCATTACAGGACTTTGCGCGCCAAAAGTGGGTGTGACGTTGATAGGTGATCCTAGATTTACTTTTAAGCACTGGGATTGGTGA